The following are encoded together in the Triticum dicoccoides isolate Atlit2015 ecotype Zavitan chromosome 6B, WEW_v2.0, whole genome shotgun sequence genome:
- the LOC119323411 gene encoding uncharacterized protein LOC119323411, protein MPARRPPSPPCPTGGLYRRAALQAIPTAAMPARRPPSPPCPPGDPYRRAALQAFPTTALLYRSSPPPPREIPAAALPSGKTRFSPEIYVEKEGYYLLEDAEGYFFRESDGCYYFFQCFKGEGYYYHSEESEYFHAGESLYVQEYGLETLDAHLQRLALDGDYGGEVGEGLHHHGDFDKLGLDGDFDKLGLRLHMQDDYGLQTLDTELQRLALDADNSGKVGEALGSCGKVSGKVAQGLHGNFDKPGLHRDFDKLGLRFHKQGQGLHGDSDNLGLRFHKQGQDLEEHCKGVQVPDGHCKGGQVLDDDFVDGDSPCLKALEASGVSGRRLFARRV, encoded by the exons ATGCCCGCGAGGAGGCCCCCGTCGCCGCCCTGCCCTACGGGAGGCCTCTACCGCCGCGCTGCTCTGCAGGCGATCCCCACCGCCGCCATGCCCGCGAGGAGGCCCCCGTCGCCGCCCTGCCCGCCAGGAGACCCCTACCGTCGCGCTGCTCTGCAGGCGTTCCCCACCACCGCCCTGCTCTACAGGAGTTCCCCGCCGCCGCCCAGGGAGATCCCGGCGGCAGCCCTCCCCTCCGGCAAGACGCGGTTCTCGCCCG AGATTTATGTGGAGAAAGAGGGCTACTACCTCTTGGAAGATGCGGAGGGCTATTTTTTCCGCGAGTCAGATGGTTGCTACTACTTCTTCCAGTGTTTCAAAGGGGAGGGCTACTATTATCATAGCGAAGAAAGCGAGTACTTTCACGCCGGAGAGAGCTTATACGTCCAGGAGTATGGGCTGGAGACCCTTGATGCTCATTTACAGAGACTCGCCCTTGATGGCGACTACGGCGGCGAGGTGGGCGAGGGCCTCCATCACCATGGCGACTTTGACAAGCTGGGCCTCGACGGCGACTTCGACAAGCTGGGCCTTCGCTTGCACATGCAGGATGACTACGGCCTGCAGACTCTTGACACTGAGTTACAGAGACTGGCCCTTGATGCCGACAACAGCGGCAAGGTGGGTGAGGCCCTGGGCAGTTGTGGTAAGGTGTCTGGCAAGGTGGCCCAGGGCCTCCAcgggaacttcgacaagccgggcCTTCACAGGGACTTTGACAAGCTGGGCCTTCGCTTCCACAAGCAGGGCCAGGGCCTCCACGGAGACAGCGACAACCTGGGCCTCCGCTTCCACAAGCAGGGCCAGGACCTGGAGGAGCACTGCAAGGGGGTCCAGGTCCCGGATGGTCACTGCAAGGGGGGCCAGGTGCTGGACGACGACTTCGTTGATGGCGACTCTCCTTGTTTGAAGGCTCTTGAGGCTTCAGGAGTCTCTGGGCGTCGTTTGTTTGCTCGGCGTGTCTAG
- the LOC119323406 gene encoding uncharacterized protein LOC119323406 isoform X1 translates to MKNKSGGHRRNKSARNEAAAGNKNGRRRRNLNAMQKSARNGAAAGNGDRLSNLPNDLLLNILERVDTLDAIRTCILSKQMLNLPTMFSQFFLSAGSVPGHHDKARVFSRGEVLRTNNAVARVTDSILCTRNPKIAITKLKIRFVLMPHVSLTIGRSVARAMATQKVGAAEFEIITKKAYSDCSSADLVQFANQLNNFVGAFPDAFAGLRRLWLRNMRFAELDIANILSTCKLLASLRLTECDSGIDSVLQVEHAQLVEIEVDYGEFARVELTCLPKLQRVRYNNWYSYGDPLYFGFVPQLSKLSLAKTGVRSEKTLELSQLLANVPNISNLHLDFESEKIWVLPECPKLLTPVLSKLQHVNLDNLPEGCDLAWTMFILEAAPALKELCVAVRDHWCIMVTDEEVRKKNGYCEKADVNWKPYAPDFKHKNLVKLTIYGFQPDDSFMRYIRCVVDHTVNVTEISLYDRKVCGSCGDLDPEIKVKVCPSRYPQTAEEMKQITEGLGLASRAVIHFRS, encoded by the exons ATGAAGAACAAAAGTGGTGGTCACAGACGCAAT AAATCAGCTCGCAATGAAGCCGCTGCTGGCAACAAGAATGGTCGTCGCAGGCGGAAT CTAAATGCAATGCAGAAATCAGCTCGCAATGGAGCCGCTGCTGGCAATGGAGACAGGCTTAGCAATCTGCCCAATGACCTCCTGCTCAACATTCTGGAGAGGGTGGACACACTTGATGCTATAAGGACCTGCATCCTCTCCAAGCAAATGCTGAATCTCCCCACCATGTTCTCGCAGTTCTTCTTAAGTGCTGGTTCCGTTCCAGGTCACCATGATAAAGCTCGTGTTTTCAGCCGCGGTGAAGTTCTCCGAACCAACAATGCTGTGGCTCGTGTAACGGATAGCATCTTGTGCACAAGGAATCCGAAGATAGCCATTACTAAACTCAAAATCAGATTCGTCTTGATGCCACATGTCTCTCTCACCATTGGAAGATCTGTTGCCCGCGCCATGGCAACCCAGAAGGTTGGCGCAGCTGAGtttgagatcataacgaagaaggctTATTCGGACTGCTCTTCTGCCGATCTTGTCCAATTTGCGAATCAGTTAAATAATTTTGTTGGTGCTTTCCCAGATGCATTTGCTGGACTCAGGCGCCTGTGGCTGCGCAATATGAGGTTTGCTGAACTGGACATTGCCAACATTCTCAGCACTTGCAAACTCTTGGCGTCTTTGCGTTTAACTGAGTGCGACTCAGGGATTGATTCTGTGCTGCAAGTAGAACATGCTCAGCTTGTTGAGATTGAGGTAGACTATGGGGAATTTGCGAGAGTTGAGCTGACATGTCTACCAAAACTCCAACGAGTGAGGTATAATAATTGGTACTCTTATGGAGATCCCCTGTATTTTGGTTTTGTACCACAGCTTTCAAAGCTAAGCCTCGCTAAAACTGGCGTCCGTTCGGAGAAGACTCTCGAGTTAAGTCAGCTCCTTGCTAATGTTCCTAACATAAGCAATCTGCATCTTGATTTTGAAAGTGAAAAG ATCTGGGTTCTACCAGAATGCCCGAAACTGCTCACGCCTGTGCTTAGCAAACTACAGCATGTGAATCTAGACAATCTTCCTGAAGGATGTGATTTAGCTTGGACGATGTTTATTCTTGAAGCTGCACCCGCCCTAAAAGAGCTGTGTGTCGCAGTAAGGGATCATTGGTGCATAATGGTGACAGACGAAGAAGTTCGGAAGAAAAATGGTTACTGCGAAAAGGCAGATGTGAATTGGAAGCCATACGCACCTGATTTCAAGCACAAGAATCTGGTTAAGCTCACCATCTATGGCTTCCAACCCGATGACAGTTTTATGCGATACATCAGGTGTGTTGTGGATCATACGGTTAATGTAACAGAGATATCTCTGTACGACAGGAAAGTGTGCGGGAGCTGTGGTGACTTGGATCCTGAGATCAAGGTCAAGGTTTGTCCATCAAGATATCCACAGACAGCCGAAGAGATGAAACAGATAACTGAGGGGTTGGGTTTGGCTTCGCGTGCTGTGATTCACTTCCGGTCCTAA
- the LOC119323406 gene encoding uncharacterized protein LOC119323406 isoform X2 has translation MKNKSGGHRRNKSARNEAAAGNKNGRRRRNKSARNGAAAGNGDRLSNLPNDLLLNILERVDTLDAIRTCILSKQMLNLPTMFSQFFLSAGSVPGHHDKARVFSRGEVLRTNNAVARVTDSILCTRNPKIAITKLKIRFVLMPHVSLTIGRSVARAMATQKVGAAEFEIITKKAYSDCSSADLVQFANQLNNFVGAFPDAFAGLRRLWLRNMRFAELDIANILSTCKLLASLRLTECDSGIDSVLQVEHAQLVEIEVDYGEFARVELTCLPKLQRVRYNNWYSYGDPLYFGFVPQLSKLSLAKTGVRSEKTLELSQLLANVPNISNLHLDFESEKIWVLPECPKLLTPVLSKLQHVNLDNLPEGCDLAWTMFILEAAPALKELCVAVRDHWCIMVTDEEVRKKNGYCEKADVNWKPYAPDFKHKNLVKLTIYGFQPDDSFMRYIRCVVDHTVNVTEISLYDRKVCGSCGDLDPEIKVKVCPSRYPQTAEEMKQITEGLGLASRAVIHFRS, from the exons ATGAAGAACAAAAGTGGTGGTCACAGACGCAAT AAATCAGCTCGCAATGAAGCCGCTGCTGGCAACAAGAATGGTCGTCGCAGGCGGAAT AAATCAGCTCGCAATGGAGCCGCTGCTGGCAATGGAGACAGGCTTAGCAATCTGCCCAATGACCTCCTGCTCAACATTCTGGAGAGGGTGGACACACTTGATGCTATAAGGACCTGCATCCTCTCCAAGCAAATGCTGAATCTCCCCACCATGTTCTCGCAGTTCTTCTTAAGTGCTGGTTCCGTTCCAGGTCACCATGATAAAGCTCGTGTTTTCAGCCGCGGTGAAGTTCTCCGAACCAACAATGCTGTGGCTCGTGTAACGGATAGCATCTTGTGCACAAGGAATCCGAAGATAGCCATTACTAAACTCAAAATCAGATTCGTCTTGATGCCACATGTCTCTCTCACCATTGGAAGATCTGTTGCCCGCGCCATGGCAACCCAGAAGGTTGGCGCAGCTGAGtttgagatcataacgaagaaggctTATTCGGACTGCTCTTCTGCCGATCTTGTCCAATTTGCGAATCAGTTAAATAATTTTGTTGGTGCTTTCCCAGATGCATTTGCTGGACTCAGGCGCCTGTGGCTGCGCAATATGAGGTTTGCTGAACTGGACATTGCCAACATTCTCAGCACTTGCAAACTCTTGGCGTCTTTGCGTTTAACTGAGTGCGACTCAGGGATTGATTCTGTGCTGCAAGTAGAACATGCTCAGCTTGTTGAGATTGAGGTAGACTATGGGGAATTTGCGAGAGTTGAGCTGACATGTCTACCAAAACTCCAACGAGTGAGGTATAATAATTGGTACTCTTATGGAGATCCCCTGTATTTTGGTTTTGTACCACAGCTTTCAAAGCTAAGCCTCGCTAAAACTGGCGTCCGTTCGGAGAAGACTCTCGAGTTAAGTCAGCTCCTTGCTAATGTTCCTAACATAAGCAATCTGCATCTTGATTTTGAAAGTGAAAAG ATCTGGGTTCTACCAGAATGCCCGAAACTGCTCACGCCTGTGCTTAGCAAACTACAGCATGTGAATCTAGACAATCTTCCTGAAGGATGTGATTTAGCTTGGACGATGTTTATTCTTGAAGCTGCACCCGCCCTAAAAGAGCTGTGTGTCGCAGTAAGGGATCATTGGTGCATAATGGTGACAGACGAAGAAGTTCGGAAGAAAAATGGTTACTGCGAAAAGGCAGATGTGAATTGGAAGCCATACGCACCTGATTTCAAGCACAAGAATCTGGTTAAGCTCACCATCTATGGCTTCCAACCCGATGACAGTTTTATGCGATACATCAGGTGTGTTGTGGATCATACGGTTAATGTAACAGAGATATCTCTGTACGACAGGAAAGTGTGCGGGAGCTGTGGTGACTTGGATCCTGAGATCAAGGTCAAGGTTTGTCCATCAAGATATCCACAGACAGCCGAAGAGATGAAACAGATAACTGAGGGGTTGGGTTTGGCTTCGCGTGCTGTGATTCACTTCCGGTCCTAA